The Planctomycetaceae bacterium genome has a segment encoding these proteins:
- a CDS encoding DUF3352 domain-containing protein, whose amino-acid sequence MRITAMLTVTLVLMSAIPAAAQAPANAQAPLADRLPEQSLIYFGWAGATDAFNAAAAGQMLQEPALAELFKSLQATTMAHLPNDDQGKEIAAMWEAARLAWRHRAALSLVDLTVPKTGPRPMIAFLVDLGSDKAAFAAQFEIMRKPGTTKDVQEGGLTYKQSTDGAVCFGYVGDTFFFTVGEGMVARLLAVKAQTSLAASKKFQAAFQQVQGPDILTVTYADIPAAVKAFEAVAKSPAPTDAPQEAAAPTTQPSPAKAVIAALGLDKAQALVSCTRVLKPGLFSKTRLISPGPHRGLLGAVVGSPLPASALTDVPADADIAVAANISLLELWREALKVLQHLPDSPPSPQAANAAIQEVLGLSIEDDVLAPLQGPWTLASAPSLGGFLTGTAVWVDAKDPQKLQASIDSLCQRFLPLPDPQQRRRRQPLLQSLPGGAGAISYIAFAGESVPVAPAWTIQNNRLHLALFPQVLTAATVKPAAGLATTARFMHYRKLVSPNASMIAYTDSPRLLQQVYPLLLASWSAAANASREIPLALRADMLPTLLAVRKYVSPEISALSSDDGGVTFERYSTLPAGDAFVGLAPVAVAVAVPVVGSALGEARKTATLTNLKTIGGAYREYQMRNNKLPEHPGLLIEAGYLPAIAFRSAFNQQGRPTYDPTTKRLSGADVTCVPYPSDSQPEPNMLLAYDNPRYYDGQGTPILTVAGNVFVVDTQRFNAMLQEASQFIQQSKKAPPEAPKEEQ is encoded by the coding sequence ATGCGTATCACCGCAATGTTGACCGTGACGCTGGTGCTGATGTCGGCGATCCCCGCGGCCGCCCAGGCTCCGGCAAACGCACAGGCCCCCCTGGCCGACCGCCTGCCCGAGCAGTCGTTGATCTATTTCGGCTGGGCCGGCGCCACCGATGCCTTCAATGCCGCCGCGGCAGGGCAGATGCTCCAGGAACCCGCCCTGGCCGAACTGTTCAAGTCGCTGCAGGCGACAACCATGGCCCACCTGCCCAACGACGATCAGGGCAAGGAAATTGCGGCGATGTGGGAGGCGGCGCGCCTGGCGTGGCGGCATCGGGCGGCTTTGAGCCTGGTGGACCTGACGGTCCCGAAGACCGGTCCGCGCCCGATGATTGCGTTTCTGGTCGATCTGGGCAGTGACAAGGCGGCATTTGCGGCACAGTTCGAGATCATGCGAAAACCCGGAACGACCAAAGATGTCCAGGAAGGCGGCCTGACGTATAAGCAATCAACAGACGGCGCAGTCTGCTTCGGATACGTCGGCGATACTTTCTTCTTCACCGTCGGGGAAGGCATGGTCGCCAGGCTGCTGGCCGTCAAGGCCCAGACGAGCCTGGCCGCCAGCAAAAAGTTCCAGGCCGCCTTCCAGCAGGTGCAGGGTCCGGACATTCTGACGGTGACCTATGCGGACATCCCCGCGGCCGTCAAGGCCTTCGAAGCCGTCGCGAAGTCGCCGGCGCCGACGGACGCCCCGCAAGAGGCCGCCGCGCCGACAACGCAACCCTCGCCTGCCAAGGCGGTGATCGCCGCCCTGGGCCTGGACAAGGCCCAGGCTCTGGTCTCCTGCACGCGGGTGCTCAAGCCCGGACTGTTCTCCAAGACGAGGCTCATCAGCCCCGGCCCACACCGAGGCCTGCTCGGGGCGGTCGTCGGTTCGCCGTTGCCCGCCTCGGCTTTGACTGACGTGCCCGCCGACGCCGACATCGCCGTGGCGGCGAATATTTCCCTGCTGGAACTGTGGCGCGAGGCGCTCAAGGTGCTTCAGCACCTGCCCGATTCTCCGCCCTCACCCCAGGCCGCCAATGCCGCCATCCAGGAAGTGCTGGGACTGTCCATCGAGGATGACGTGCTGGCGCCACTGCAGGGACCCTGGACGCTGGCCAGCGCGCCGTCGCTGGGAGGCTTCCTGACCGGCACGGCCGTCTGGGTCGACGCGAAGGATCCTCAGAAACTTCAGGCCTCGATCGACAGCCTGTGCCAGCGGTTCCTGCCGCTACCGGATCCGCAGCAGCGGCGACGACGACAGCCTCTGCTGCAGTCGCTGCCCGGCGGCGCCGGGGCGATCAGCTACATCGCCTTCGCCGGAGAATCCGTCCCCGTCGCCCCCGCCTGGACCATCCAGAACAACCGCCTGCACCTGGCCCTGTTCCCGCAGGTGCTCACAGCCGCGACCGTCAAACCCGCCGCCGGCCTCGCCACTACTGCCCGATTCATGCACTACCGAAAGCTCGTTTCACCCAACGCCTCCATGATCGCCTACACCGACAGCCCGCGGCTTTTGCAGCAGGTCTATCCGCTGCTGCTGGCAAGCTGGTCGGCGGCGGCCAACGCCTCACGCGAGATTCCCCTGGCGTTGCGGGCGGACATGCTGCCGACGCTGCTGGCGGTGCGCAAGTATGTTTCGCCCGAGATCAGTGCGCTGTCCAGCGACGACGGCGGCGTGACGTTTGAACGCTATTCGACTCTGCCCGCCGGCGACGCGTTTGTCGGCCTGGCCCCGGTCGCCGTGGCCGTTGCCGTGCCCGTCGTGGGCTCGGCGCTGGGGGAGGCCCGCAAGACCGCGACCCTGACCAATCTCAAGACCATCGGCGGGGCCTACCGCGAGTACCAGATGCGCAACAACAAGTTGCCCGAGCATCCGGGGCTGCTGATCGAGGCGGGCTATCTGCCCGCAATCGCGTTCAGGAGCGCCTTTAACCAGCAAGGCCGTCCCACTTACGACCCCACGACCAAACGCCTCAGTGGCGCCGATGTGACGTGCGTTCCTTACCCGTCAGACTCACAGCCGGAACCGAACATGTTGCTGGCGTACGACAATCCGCGATACTACGACGGGCAGGGCACCCCCATCCTGACCGTCGCGGGCAACGTGTTTGTCGTCGATACCCAGCGATTCAACGCGATGCTTCAGGAAGCCTCGCAGTTCATCCAGCAGTCGAAAAAAGCCCCTCCCGAGGCGCCCAAGGAAGAGCAGTAA
- a CDS encoding alpha-L-fucosidase, with translation MSNDFTPPGDLTDYTPEQASPQEPPTQGGQIARPTPRQLEFHNWQLGLFIHFGIETYTRQVSGDGVADTAHFNPVELDCENWMDAAVAMGAQYVVYTARHEGGFCTWPTKTHDYSVAHCPWRGGRGDVVREYVDACRRRGLKVGFYHTPSHDAHCLHIYNTTHGTYNERYIQTQVDQMTELLTQYGPIDYLWFDHHKGNELYRRVDDTVRRLQPDCLMFGPDTWIVGGHTGVAEYPLWHAVNTSDDSEYARPTTTGGEPYGRYYRCWEANTIFSGNWFWWGRDILPLANMIELYYQSVGRGANFLPNFAPDPRGLMTDEVLAAAKAFGDAIASRFARPIATAGPFEGPQAILDLPQGSTVNHIIVREDLSQGQLIAEHRIEVFSQGRWSIIDQAQTVGPQRIIKLDSLPAESIRVTCTNSLTANPRIASLAAYGVRQP, from the coding sequence ATGAGCAACGACTTCACCCCACCGGGCGACCTGACCGACTACACGCCTGAGCAGGCATCGCCGCAGGAGCCGCCCACGCAAGGCGGGCAGATCGCCCGCCCGACGCCGAGGCAGCTCGAGTTCCACAACTGGCAACTCGGGTTGTTCATCCACTTCGGCATCGAGACCTACACCCGCCAGGTCAGCGGCGACGGCGTGGCCGACACGGCGCACTTCAACCCCGTCGAGCTCGACTGCGAGAACTGGATGGACGCCGCCGTCGCCATGGGCGCGCAGTACGTCGTCTATACCGCCCGGCACGAGGGCGGGTTCTGCACGTGGCCGACGAAGACGCACGATTACAGCGTGGCCCACTGCCCCTGGCGCGGCGGCCGCGGGGACGTCGTGCGCGAATATGTCGACGCCTGTCGGCGGCGCGGGCTCAAGGTCGGCTTCTACCACACACCCTCGCACGACGCGCACTGCCTGCACATCTACAACACCACCCACGGCACGTACAACGAGCGGTACATCCAGACGCAGGTCGACCAGATGACCGAGCTGCTGACGCAGTACGGGCCCATCGACTACCTCTGGTTCGACCATCACAAGGGCAACGAGCTCTACCGCCGCGTCGACGACACCGTGCGGCGGCTGCAGCCGGATTGCCTGATGTTCGGCCCGGACACGTGGATCGTCGGCGGCCACACCGGCGTGGCCGAGTACCCGCTCTGGCACGCGGTGAATACCTCCGACGACAGCGAGTACGCCCGCCCCACCACCACCGGCGGCGAACCGTACGGGCGATACTATCGCTGCTGGGAAGCCAACACGATCTTCAGCGGCAACTGGTTCTGGTGGGGCCGCGACATTCTGCCGCTGGCGAACATGATCGAGCTGTACTATCAATCCGTCGGCCGCGGGGCCAACTTCCTGCCCAACTTCGCCCCCGACCCGCGCGGGCTGATGACCGACGAGGTGCTGGCGGCCGCCAAGGCTTTCGGCGACGCGATCGCCAGCCGCTTCGCCCGCCCCATCGCCACGGCCGGTCCCTTCGAAGGCCCGCAAGCCATCCTCGACCTGCCCCAGGGCAGCACGGTCAATCACATCATCGTGCGCGAGGATTTGTCACAGGGCCAACTCATCGCCGAGCATCGCATCGAAGTCTTCTCGCAAGGCCGCTGGAGCATCATCGACCAGGCCCAGACCGTCGGGCCCCAGCGGATCATCAAGCTCGACTCATTGCCCGCTGAATCCATCCGCGTGACCTGCACCAACAGCCTCACCGCCAACCCGCGAATCGCAAGCCTAGCCGCATATGGAGTGCGGCAGCCTTAG
- a CDS encoding thioesterase family protein, translating into MHQPDQPSTCDIEVRVRYAEVDQMGVVHHSRYLEYFEMGRTELLRQGGVSYRQWEQRGILLVVVRASVSYHAPARYDDLLVITTTLDRVGGVKIEHGYKLTRKDDGVLVASGSTTLGCIDRSGKIVPLPPEITGRMKGLRDS; encoded by the coding sequence ATGCATCAGCCCGATCAGCCCAGCACGTGCGACATCGAGGTTCGCGTCCGCTACGCCGAAGTGGACCAGATGGGCGTGGTGCATCACAGCCGCTACCTGGAATACTTCGAGATGGGCCGCACCGAATTGCTGCGGCAGGGGGGCGTGAGTTACCGCCAGTGGGAGCAGCGGGGCATCCTGCTGGTGGTGGTGCGGGCCAGCGTGAGCTATCACGCCCCTGCGCGGTACGACGACCTGCTGGTGATCACGACCACGCTCGACCGCGTCGGCGGGGTGAAGATCGAGCACGGGTACAAACTCACCCGCAAAGACGACGGCGTGCTGGTGGCCAGCGGCAGCACGACCCTGGGCTGCATCGACCGCAGCGGCAAGATCGTCCCCCTGCCGCCGGAGATCACCGGCCGCATGAAAGGCTTGCGCGACAGCTAA
- a CDS encoding carboxymuconolactone decarboxylase family protein, which produces MDHVPPSTSDAFKTFFSEAPEHAQAFMAMVRQCAAASALDAKTSELAYLAVLAAIGRVSGVAFHVQQAKAAGASRSEIISAILVGLPAAGLGVTAALPAAIAAFDEEPA; this is translated from the coding sequence ATGGACCATGTGCCCCCCAGCACCAGCGACGCCTTCAAGACCTTCTTTTCCGAGGCCCCGGAACACGCCCAGGCCTTCATGGCCATGGTGCGGCAGTGCGCGGCCGCCAGTGCGCTGGACGCCAAGACCAGCGAACTGGCGTACCTGGCCGTGCTGGCGGCGATCGGACGCGTCAGCGGCGTGGCGTTTCATGTTCAGCAAGCCAAGGCCGCCGGCGCCTCACGCAGCGAAATTATATCGGCCATCCTGGTGGGGTTGCCTGCCGCGGGGCTGGGCGTGACGGCGGCGCTGCCGGCCGCCATCGCCGCCTTCGACGAGGAGCCCGCCTGA
- the rpsU gene encoding 30S ribosomal protein S21 has translation MIKVKSRGSESIHQMLKRFKKMCEKEGLVKDIKRNSYYEKPSERRRRRIRKSVKRTTFGPRP, from the coding sequence ATGATCAAAGTGAAGTCCAGAGGCAGCGAGTCGATTCACCAGATGCTCAAGCGCTTCAAGAAGATGTGCGAAAAAGAAGGTCTGGTAAAAGACATCAAGCGCAACAGCTACTACGAAAAGCCCTCCGAGCGTCGTCGCCGCCGCATCCGCAAGAGCGTCAAGCGCACCACGTTCGGTCCCAGGCCTTAA
- a CDS encoding sodium-translocating pyrophosphatase — translation MEFLGLPLLWFLAPVGAILALIFAGVFYGQVKRANPGDERMIEIAGYVTRGAMAYLRRQYKVVAVFFVVVSAILFVMGWVFHVQHEIVFVAFLTGGFFSGLCGYIGMRTATLASNRTTQGAKESLNRGLTIAFRAGAVMGLVVVGLGLLDICGWFVVLRTFSDMTLVDITVVMLTFGMGASSQALFARVGGGIYTKAADVGADLVGKVEAGIPEDDPRNPATIADNVGDNVGDVAGMGADLYESYCGSILATAALGVAAAMSLDLGEKQALNLLAAPMVLAGAGIILSILGIYMVRTKEGASMKQLMGALNTGVFGSSALIVLAAAGICYFLLGGIAGVTWWGMWLAICVGLGAGIVIGKATEYYTSYDYKPTKGVAHNAETGPATVIIAGIAEGMGSTWLSLMTIIVAIILAYIFAGGGHEPLMGLYGVGIAAVGMLATLGITLATDAYGPIADNAGGNAEMTHQDPEVRRRTDALDSLGNTTAAVGKGFAIGSAALTALALLAAYVEEVRVGQVREGRAAIVQQIPAAGTDAKAGIGSLVYIGHDKIAAKPREGLSDASFDTYMIMARPKEGNLQQGPLTGAVLGDLDPDTGVRALTAGGKVYQVRAASRASLRQYMDFYAVNLMNPKVLCGMFAGVMLVFVFSALTMKAVGRAAMAMVMEVRRQFKEIPGILEGKNTPDYARCVEISTAGAQREMILPSLLALIVPVAVGLVLDVGGVLGLLAGGLCCGFAMAVFMANSGGSWDNAKKFIESGQMGGKGSSAHKAAVVGDTVGDPFKDTSGPSLNILIKLMSMVSVVFAGLIVKYAPQISAMLGLD, via the coding sequence ATGGAATTTCTCGGTCTGCCCTTGTTATGGTTTCTCGCCCCCGTCGGGGCAATCTTGGCGCTGATCTTCGCGGGCGTTTTCTACGGCCAAGTCAAGCGGGCCAATCCCGGCGACGAGCGGATGATCGAGATCGCCGGATACGTCACTCGCGGCGCCATGGCGTATCTGCGTCGCCAGTACAAGGTCGTCGCGGTCTTCTTCGTCGTCGTCTCGGCGATTCTCTTCGTCATGGGCTGGGTCTTCCACGTCCAGCACGAGATCGTGTTCGTCGCGTTCCTCACCGGCGGATTCTTCTCGGGCCTGTGCGGCTACATCGGAATGCGCACGGCCACCCTCGCCTCCAACCGCACCACGCAGGGCGCCAAGGAAAGCCTCAACCGCGGTCTGACGATCGCCTTCCGCGCCGGGGCCGTCATGGGCCTGGTCGTGGTCGGCCTGGGCCTGCTGGACATCTGCGGCTGGTTCGTCGTCCTGCGGACCTTCTCCGACATGACGCTGGTCGACATCACCGTGGTGATGCTGACGTTCGGCATGGGCGCATCGAGCCAGGCGCTGTTCGCCCGCGTGGGCGGGGGCATCTACACCAAGGCCGCCGACGTCGGGGCCGACCTGGTGGGCAAGGTCGAGGCGGGCATCCCCGAGGACGACCCGCGCAACCCCGCCACCATCGCCGATAACGTCGGCGATAACGTCGGCGACGTCGCCGGAATGGGCGCCGACCTCTACGAAAGCTACTGCGGAAGCATCCTCGCCACCGCCGCCCTGGGCGTCGCGGCGGCCATGAGCCTCGACTTGGGCGAAAAGCAGGCCCTTAACCTGCTGGCGGCGCCGATGGTCCTGGCCGGAGCGGGCATCATCCTCTCGATCCTGGGCATCTACATGGTCCGGACGAAGGAAGGCGCCTCGATGAAGCAGTTGATGGGCGCCCTGAACACTGGCGTGTTCGGATCGAGCGCCCTGATCGTGCTGGCGGCGGCAGGCATCTGCTACTTCCTGCTGGGCGGCATCGCCGGCGTGACGTGGTGGGGAATGTGGCTGGCCATCTGCGTGGGGCTGGGCGCGGGCATCGTCATCGGCAAGGCCACGGAATACTACACCAGCTACGACTATAAGCCCACCAAGGGCGTGGCGCACAATGCCGAAACCGGTCCGGCCACCGTCATCATCGCCGGGATCGCCGAAGGCATGGGCAGCACGTGGCTGAGCCTGATGACAATCATCGTGGCGATCATCCTGGCGTACATCTTCGCCGGCGGCGGGCACGAACCGCTGATGGGTCTCTATGGCGTGGGCATCGCGGCGGTGGGCATGCTCGCCACGCTGGGCATCACGCTGGCGACCGACGCGTACGGCCCCATCGCCGACAACGCCGGCGGCAACGCCGAAATGACGCACCAGGACCCGGAAGTGCGCCGCCGCACCGACGCCCTGGACAGCCTGGGCAACACGACTGCGGCCGTCGGCAAGGGCTTCGCCATCGGTTCGGCGGCCCTGACGGCGCTGGCGCTGCTGGCGGCATACGTCGAGGAAGTCCGCGTCGGGCAGGTTCGCGAAGGTCGCGCCGCCATCGTGCAGCAGATTCCCGCCGCCGGCACCGACGCCAAGGCGGGCATCGGGTCGCTGGTTTACATCGGACACGACAAGATCGCCGCCAAGCCGCGTGAAGGCCTCAGCGACGCCAGCTTCGACACCTACATGATCATGGCCCGTCCCAAGGAAGGCAACCTCCAGCAAGGCCCGCTGACCGGCGCCGTGCTGGGCGACCTCGATCCCGATACGGGCGTCAGGGCACTGACCGCCGGCGGCAAGGTCTACCAGGTTCGGGCGGCCTCGCGGGCTTCGCTGCGGCAGTACATGGACTTCTACGCCGTCAACCTGATGAACCCCAAGGTGCTCTGCGGAATGTTCGCCGGCGTGATGCTGGTGTTCGTCTTCAGCGCCCTGACGATGAAGGCCGTCGGCCGCGCCGCCATGGCCATGGTCATGGAAGTTCGCCGGCAGTTTAAGGAAATCCCCGGCATTCTCGAAGGCAAGAACACGCCCGATTACGCCCGATGCGTCGAGATCTCCACCGCCGGCGCCCAGCGGGAAATGATCCTGCCCAGCCTGCTGGCGCTGATCGTGCCGGTCGCCGTCGGCCTGGTGCTCGACGTCGGCGGCGTCCTGGGCCTGCTGGCCGGCGGGCTCTGCTGCGGGTTCGCCATGGCCGTCTTCATGGCCAACTCCGGCGGCTCGTGGGACAACGCCAAGAAGTTCATCGAGAGCGGGCAGATGGGCGGCAAGGGCAGCAGCGCCCACAAGGCCGCCGTCGTCGGCGACACCGTCGGCGACCCGTTCAAGGATACTTCCGGGCCCAGCCTGAACATCCTGATCAAGCTCATGAGCATGGTCTCGGTCGTCTTCGCCGGGCTGATCGTCAAGTACGCTCCCCAGATCAGCGCGATGCTGGGTCTGGATTAA
- the rsfS gene encoding ribosome silencing factor, which produces MAKKVRKDDAAKRFAAQAAIIAAEDNAEDIVVLDLRGVSPITDYFVIATGTSSRQLQTAAEDMIDYGRKNDMKVWQVAGFERGQWIVLDFVDVVVHLFDAEHRSFYDLELIWGEAPRVQWKRYAKK; this is translated from the coding sequence ATGGCAAAGAAGGTTCGCAAAGACGATGCCGCAAAGCGATTCGCCGCCCAGGCCGCGATAATCGCCGCCGAGGACAACGCCGAGGACATCGTCGTCCTGGACCTGCGCGGCGTCAGCCCGATCACCGACTACTTCGTGATCGCCACGGGAACCTCAAGCCGACAGCTTCAGACCGCCGCCGAGGACATGATCGACTACGGCCGCAAGAACGACATGAAGGTCTGGCAAGTCGCGGGCTTCGAGCGCGGGCAGTGGATCGTGCTGGACTTCGTCGACGTGGTGGTACACCTCTTCGACGCCGAGCACCGCTCGTTCTACGACCTGGAACTGATCTGGGGCGAAGCCCCCCGCGTCCAGTGGAAACGCTACGCGAAAAAATAG
- the argS gene encoding arginine--tRNA ligase: MNLKQELIRRISAALAACGAPEGTPALLGYPARAEFGDYQANGVMAAAKALKTNPRDLAQKVVAAMDLSDLAAKVEVAGPGFINITLKSEFLNSQLASALADERLGVSPLPRPQTVVVDYSSPNLAKEMHVGHLRSTIIGDALARTLKFIAGEPLEARQYVIPQNHVGDWGTQFGMLLAYLKDLLSANPMGTAAASELSDLEEFYRKAKARFDADAAFADAARQEVVILQSGDTEGVDLWNRFREVSMRHCQQVYERLGTLLCVSDVRGESTYNDMLPGVVEALKANGMLQESQGAQCVFLDEFKGKGPEDSDAPLIVQKTDGGYLYATTDLAAIRYRVGTLHADRVLYVTDSRQGQHFEMVFLTARKASFAGNASLEHVPFGMMLGADRRPFKTREGGTVKLMDLLDEAIQRARDFLANRRAQELADGREPSLTEEQIPEVARVVGIGAVKYSDLSQNRASDYVFSWDKMLSLDGNTAPYMQYAYARIRSIFRKGASEISNLRSQISVTEPAERALAVKLAQFPETVQTVADDCLPNVLCAYLYDVAGAFMSFYEACPVLKADEPARSSRLALCDLTARIIKTGLGLLGIETIEQM, encoded by the coding sequence ATGAACCTCAAACAAGAACTAATCCGACGAATCAGTGCTGCACTGGCTGCCTGCGGCGCGCCCGAAGGCACGCCTGCCCTGCTGGGGTATCCCGCCCGTGCCGAGTTCGGCGACTACCAGGCCAACGGCGTGATGGCGGCCGCAAAGGCGCTCAAGACAAATCCTCGCGACCTGGCGCAGAAGGTCGTGGCCGCGATGGACCTGTCGGACCTGGCCGCCAAAGTCGAAGTCGCCGGACCGGGGTTCATCAACATCACGCTCAAGAGCGAGTTCCTGAACTCGCAGCTCGCCTCCGCATTGGCCGACGAGCGCCTGGGCGTGTCTCCCCTGCCGCGGCCGCAGACGGTCGTGGTCGACTACTCCAGCCCGAACCTGGCCAAGGAGATGCACGTCGGCCACCTGCGCAGCACGATCATCGGCGACGCCCTGGCCCGAACGCTCAAGTTCATCGCCGGCGAGCCACTCGAAGCCCGCCAATATGTCATCCCCCAAAACCACGTCGGCGACTGGGGAACGCAGTTTGGGATGCTGCTGGCTTACCTGAAAGATCTTCTTTCCGCCAATCCGATGGGGACGGCAGCGGCATCTGAATTGAGCGACCTCGAAGAGTTCTACCGAAAAGCCAAGGCTCGCTTCGACGCAGATGCGGCCTTTGCCGACGCCGCCCGTCAAGAGGTCGTCATTCTGCAATCTGGCGACACTGAGGGGGTAGACCTGTGGAACCGCTTCAGGGAAGTGTCCATGCGGCATTGTCAGCAGGTCTATGAGCGTTTGGGCACGCTGCTTTGTGTCAGCGATGTTCGTGGGGAAAGCACCTACAACGACATGCTCCCGGGCGTGGTCGAGGCCCTCAAGGCCAACGGCATGCTGCAGGAGTCCCAGGGCGCGCAGTGCGTGTTTCTGGATGAGTTCAAAGGCAAGGGCCCCGAAGATTCCGACGCGCCGCTGATCGTGCAGAAGACCGATGGCGGGTATTTGTATGCCACGACGGACCTGGCGGCCATTCGGTATCGCGTCGGGACGCTGCATGCCGATCGCGTCCTGTACGTGACCGACTCGCGGCAGGGGCAGCATTTTGAGATGGTGTTCCTGACAGCCCGCAAGGCCAGCTTCGCTGGCAATGCGTCGCTGGAGCACGTCCCGTTCGGGATGATGCTCGGCGCCGACCGACGGCCGTTTAAGACGCGCGAGGGCGGCACGGTCAAACTCATGGACCTGCTGGATGAGGCAATCCAGCGCGCGAGAGACTTTCTGGCCAACCGCCGGGCGCAGGAACTCGCCGACGGCCGCGAGCCTTCGCTGACGGAAGAACAGATTCCCGAAGTCGCCCGCGTGGTCGGCATCGGGGCCGTCAAGTACTCCGACCTCTCGCAGAACCGCGCGAGCGACTACGTCTTCTCGTGGGACAAGATGCTCTCGCTCGATGGCAACACGGCCCCCTACATGCAGTACGCCTACGCTCGGATTCGCAGCATCTTCCGCAAGGGCGCATCTGAGATCTCAAATTTGAGATCTCAAATCTCAGTAACCGAACCTGCCGAGCGGGCGCTGGCCGTCAAGCTCGCGCAGTTCCCCGAGACGGTCCAGACCGTGGCCGACGACTGCCTGCCCAACGTGCTCTGCGCATACCTGTACGACGTGGCCGGGGCGTTCATGAGCTTCTACGAAGCCTGCCCCGTCCTCAAGGCCGACGAGCCCGCGCGCTCCAGCCGCCTGGCCCTGTGCGACCTGACCGCCCGCATCATCAAGACCGGCCTGGGACTGCTGGGCATCGAGACCATCGAACAGATGTAA